In Aquila chrysaetos chrysaetos chromosome 24, bAquChr1.4, whole genome shotgun sequence, the genomic stretch GGGACGGGGGAGCAACTTGAGGTATGAATTAAGGCATCTCCTCTTTCCACCTAAAAGCAGTACCAAGGGGGAGGCGGGAGCTTGCAGTCCCCTTTGCAAGCCCCTTTTTCCCCTTGCCATGGACTCTGCAATGCAACTGTAATGCTTTGCACAGGTAGAGCCGTGCAGCCAAAGCGTCCCTAAGGCTGGTGCAGATGGTGGGTCCCATCCCCACAGTCCAACAGCCCCTCCGGAGCCTGCCGAGAAGGTCCACGCCACGGCCGGCTCTGCTGGAGAGGCGGGTGCTGAGCTCTGCCCGTGCTCCGGGGGAGAGCAGCATCTGCAGGATGGAGCTGAAGAAGCCAAGGGAGAAGCTGCCTGCGATGAGGTGGGTCTCGGCGCGCGGTGGGCAGCTCCGCAGTGTGTCCCCCCGCCGCGGGTGAGAGCCCATCGAGGCCACTGCTGCGGGCAGGGGatgtgctggcagctgccttcctcccccagccGCTTTCTCTCCCACAGCTTCTCGGTGTCCTTCAGCCATCCGACAACTCGCAGGTCCCGCCGGGAGCTACCGTGGAGCCTGACGCACAGCCCAGCCAGGCTTGCTCCGATATCTGTGCTGCGCCAGAGACCTCACCAGGGACCCAGCACCCTCCTGGGTCCGGTGAGACGGAACCGGTACGGGGGTCAGGGTGCCTCTGCTCCCCCACGCTCGCCCTGAGGGTCCCCACGTGGGGCAGGTGCTGCGGGCTTGAGGGATACTGCCGTAGCCCAGGAACAGCCGAGCGGGGCCGCTCTGGCCTCCCCGTTTGCAGGATTACGGGCTGGGGTTAAAGTGCTGCTTTGTCTGGAGGCAGAGCCCGTGTCAGCCCTGGTGCCAGCTGTGCCGGAGATGCCGATAAATGGGAGACAGCTGGGAGAAAGGCCAAAAAAATAACTAGAGGCTTGAGAGCGTGCTGGAGCGTGAACGACCCCGGGACTCAAGCTTTAACGAAGGAAATGAGAGCATTGCAGAGCAGCTTAATTACTGCCTAATGGGGAAGAGAAATCTGCTATCGCGGCTCTCGGCGGCGAtgctgccggggctggggcagaggggggagctgggggcagctcTTGCACCCGAGGGAAAGGTGGCAAACCAGCGCCCCGGGGAGCCAAGGTCCCGGCGGGTCCCCCCGCAGGGTGACCAGTCCTTGGCTAGTAATCGGTACTGGCAGCCCCAATTTGGTCCCAACCTTGCCCAGTCCCTCTCTCCTTCAAAGCGTCTGACCCTTCCTCGCCTTTTCCACCACCCAGGCTGCAGAcagccagcaccagctctgctccacGCTCCCGACACCCTCCCCGGCCAGCACGGACCTCCGCTCCGCCGCCGTCCTCGCCAGGAAGGAGGAGATCGAGCTGGTGAGTCCCGGTGGCCCCTGGCTGAGGCGCGTGGAAGTCTGGGACCAGCCGCAGGGTGGGGGGGCTCACCCGAGGACCCTTTGAACCGGGGTGGGGAGAAGCGATGCCGGGTGATGGGGGATGTGAATTTGGCATTTTTGGGGTCACGGCGGAGAAACCCCTCCTGGTGGCGGTGGTTGCAGGGGAAGGTGCTTGTGGGCAAGAAGGGGTTTGCAGGGGCTCAGATACTGGTGGGGGGTTCATGGACCAGCACCGAGGGAAAAGATATCCCTGGGGGAGGACTGCATGCTGCTGGCGGGGAGGTTTTGGGGTGCCCCGTGCTGACTCCGTGCCGCTCCCCTGCAGTCGTACCAGCAGTTCAGCCTGACCATCGCGGTGGTGgccacaatgctgctgcagaaggagcCCTCCATGGAGCCGGCGCTGGGGCTGGCGCTGAGAGCCAACCTCCGCCAGGGCCGGATCCATcacctgcaggagctggaggattTCATCAACAGCTATGACTCGGCCACCCTCAGCCGCTGACGGGGGGGCCGGGGTGAGCGGACGGACACCCCCTCTCACCACCCGGGGTTAGAGGGGGGTGATGGGGGGCTGTGCCCGTGCAGCGGGGTGCTCGTGATGGGGCCGGAGCCCTCGGGTCGAGGCGATACGGACACGTTGGCACAGTCTCGCCATCTCTCTTGGgaatggaggaggagggggctgctTAGTTTTAGCCCTGCCCAGACCTGTTCGTGCAGCAAAAGGGGGAGCTGGTTTTACTAGAGGGTGATGGGAGGGACAGCGGATGTGGGGAGCTCCCCGGCTCCTCGCTCCATTCCTGGTTCACAGGGATGTACCTCGAAACCCTGGGGTTTGTTCTTGgttttaaatctaaaaataaaccagctgTGATGTGTGCACcccttgttttgctgttgttctggTCCCGCTCTCCTGGGGCTGGTGAGGGAGGGGTCCCGCAGTGAACCCACCgtgggggaccccccccggcTGTGGCAGAGGGCAGCGGCTGCCCCTGGGTCTCAGGCTCCTCTGACCGCAATGACCCTGGGACGGGGAGGAATGGGGCAGACATACGGTGGCTCTCCTGTGTTCAGATTTCAGCCAAACTTTATTGGAGCATcgtcagcagcagagctgccccccTGGTCCCCTCCCCACGGTGGCAGCAGGATACGGTGTCACCAGGGATGGAGAGCATCTGGAAGCGGTGCTCATCCTCCAAGGAGGTGTCCCAGGGAAGGATCCGACCCCGACGGCCAGCACCCCTCCTGTCCCCGTgggtccccagcagcagccctgcagtggGACgatgcaggcagctgcccttgTCTTAAGCACCCAGCCACCCTCCCCTGCGTGCGGCTGCTCTCCGGGGCTGCCGCCTTGTCTGAGATGGGAGCCCTGGTGCAGGTTGCCGGCTCTCTGCTCCCTACCTGCTTTACCTGTTCCTAATTGTGGGAGAGGCTGGCAGGAATTGCAGGCTGTGCTTTGCCAGCAGCCGCCGGGGGGGAAGGATCCCAGCGGCTTCTCCCCACCAGCCTTGGGCTGTGTCCAAAACGCGCTTGGAACGTGTTGAGACCAcggcaggggctggcaggacAGCGTTGCTGGTCGAGGACCcccccagtccctgctgctAGGACACGCTGCAGTGCTTGCTGCTGCCCCGTGGCTTTGCCGTCCTGCTCCCGGCCCTCCCCTGGGGCTCCCTGCCCAGGGAACTCATCCCGGGCTTGGGAATGGGCTTCCCGAAGAAGAAACCCTCTTCCTCCGAGTCTGAGTCCGAAGATGAAGAGCAGGTGGGACACCAGGAGTCGTCCTCCTCCGTGATGTCCTGCAGGTCGATGTCCTCTGGCCGTGGGCTGTGTCGAGCAGGGGATGTGCCCGCTCGGAAGCGTGGGTTTCCATTGCCTGCGGGTGTTCGGGGCTCAGAGCCCCCCGAAACCAGGTGGCCCAAGGCTCCAGGCTCATTTGGACCCTCTGCACTGGgctggggggcagaggggtggCCCGCTGGTGATCCCAGCATCGCTGTGTgcacagcatccctgctccGCTCCTTAGCAGCTGCTCCGTGGTCCTCCAGGCTCCTGAATGCAGGATGTACGGGGGCCTGATCCAAACAAGCctctggaagaaggaaagcaaggatGGGTGAGGAAGGGGAAGGCTGAGCCTGCCCTTTTTGCAGCGAGGGCTGCCTCGGGGTGCAGCAAAGCGAGCAAACCCCAGCCGCCAGCACTCGCCCTCCTGCAGGAGGTGGGTTGGGGGCTCATCGccgctgctccagccctgcgTCGGGCTGCGCCTGTGCGACGTACCCCATAAAGTACCCAGGGGCTAAACAGAGCCTGGTTTTGCTCCTACTCCCCTCCTGCCACGTAGCAAACGGAGCACTAGGATCCCTACCTGCCCCTTCCAcccgctgcctgcagccccccgccACCGAGGTGCTGCCCGTCCCCGGCGTGGTCCTGCCGGCAGGGCTGGCTCGGGAGAGGGGCGTCGAATCGGGGGACGGAGCCGATGCAAAAGCCGAGTCGGAAGAGTCGGAGGTAGCGGAGGATGCATCCCGCCCCAGGCTGCAGGTCTCGGAGCAGAAGAgccggccgcggcgggaggTGAGGGGTTGCCCACGCAGCGGCTTTCggcagaggctgcagcagaagcaggcgGCTCGGGCATGCCAGTGGAGCCCTTGGTGGGTGGCCTCCTCGCTGTCGGCACCTGAGGGGCAACCGCCGGTGAGAGGGAGGCTCTTCCCTCAGCCGTGTGCCAAAAACCATCCTCCGCACCGAGCCGAGCCGCGGGGCTCTGGCTCTGCAACCCTCCCAGCCCACGTCCCGCCTGCCTGGGCAGAGAAAGCCCCGCTGCGCCCTGCCCAGGGTtgaggggagggatgggggggggggtgtccgtACCGATGGGGTCCCCGCAGGCCTGGCACGGTTCGGCGAAGAGGCTCTCGAAGCAGCCGCGGCAGCAGGGCCGGCCGCTCTTCATCACGTAGCGCTGCCCGCACAGGGGCACGTCGCATTCCAGGCAGCAGAAGTGGTCCAGGTGCCAGCGCCGGCCCTCCGCCTCGATGCACTCCTCCATGAAGATcagctgcggggggggggaacaagcCATCCCCTAAGCACCCCGCTAGCCAACTCGTAGCCTGGAGGATGCTTTGCTGCGCcgaggagagaggaggaaccGCCGTGCCTCGGCGCAGGCACGGGGCTCTCTGCGAGGCTCAGGAAGGAACCTTTCCTCACGTCCACCGGTGGCTCTTGCTGCGTTTGCAGCCCCTGGCCAAGCTCAGGAGCTTTTAACAACAGCAAAAGGGAGGTAAAaagcctctcccctgcccagcacccacctGGTCGCAGGAGGCACAGCGGGGTCGGAAGAGC encodes the following:
- the PRICKLE4 gene encoding prickle-like protein 4: MSLPSPAWPQRDEPPPCATATGLPPASSDSDSGCALEEYLEPPADPAPPEVPLRFGTRSPQPASPADKIQLRARALLQQLPPQDCDERYCPDLAEEEKKQLRAFSARRRREALGQGLACPVPGPCHGCPCKKCGRRLNKGDPGISASRLGNQFWHPSCFSCHFCHQPLVDLIYFQQDGRIYCGRHHAELFRPRCASCDQLIFMEECIEAEGRRWHLDHFCCLECDVPLCGQRYVMKSGRPCCRGCFESLFAEPCQACGDPIGADSEEATHQGLHWHARAACFCCSLCRKPLRGQPLTSRRGRLFCSETCSLGRDASSATSDSSDSAFASAPSPDSTPLSRASPAGRTTPGTGSTSVAGGCRQRVEGAEACLDQAPVHPAFRSLEDHGAAAKERSRDAVHTAMLGSPAGHPSAPQPSAEGPNEPGALGHLVSGGSEPRTPAGNGNPRFRAGTSPARHSPRPEDIDLQDITEEDDSWCPTCSSSSDSDSEEEGFFFGKPIPKPGMSSLGREPQGRAGSRTAKPRGSSKHCSVS